One region of Podospora bellae-mahoneyi strain CBS 112042 chromosome 1 map unlocalized CBS112042p_1.2, whole genome shotgun sequence genomic DNA includes:
- a CDS encoding uncharacterized protein (EggNog:ENOG503NVI6; COG:O): MSRIMEDPDVTVNVHAAKGGMDWVAGSLKAPNVRYYPQLDLEEGRSLELDDEPYAVIGHHLSSRKAFVRVHGRLKQAPNSIPEVASEPGADDDEDLNARQESILDCSSTISTPTIPAERSLHQRNLCNFGCCGSCSSPAPLFTWNFEVTLRLMWSNRWCLIRYSFRPETTTHAIHKIRLWSLTYDGRFVGRSSTGWFFLHLAGSAQSHHEGLSVRIFR; the protein is encoded by the exons ATGTCTCGCATCATGGAAGATCCCGACGTCACAGTGAACGTGCACGCAGCAAAAGGAGGTATGGATTGGGTCGCAGGCTCTCTAAAAGCTCCGAATG TGCGTTACTACCCCCAACTCGATCTTGAAGAAGGCAGGTCTTTGGAGTTGGATGATGAGCCTTACGCGGTCATCGGTCATCATTTGAGCTCGAGGAAGGCCTTCGTAAGGGTACATGGGCGGCTGAAGCAAGCGCCGAATTCCATTCCGGAAGTCGCGTCAGAACCTggggcggatgatgatgaggacttGAACGCCAGGCAGGAGAGCATCTTGGATTGCTCCTCGACTATCTCCACGCCAAC GATACCAGCTGAACGCAGCCTGCACCAGCGAAATCTTTGCAACTTCGGATGCTGTGGCTCTTGTTCAAGCCCGGCACCACTGTTTACATGGAATTTCGAGGTAACCTTGCGGCTCATGTGGTCCAATCGGTGGTGTCTGATACGCTATTCTTTCCGACCCGAAACAACGACTCACGCCATACACAAAATCAGGTTGTGGTCGCTAACATATGACGGGCGGTTTGTTGGCCGAAGCTCAACGGGGTGGTTCTTCCTCCATTTGGCGGGGAGCGCGCAATCACATCATGAAGGTCTTTCCGTGCGAATATTTCGATAA
- a CDS encoding uncharacterized protein (EggNog:ENOG503NVI6; COG:O) — protein sequence MRRITAQIPQRARIANSYRRHHHLKTVDSPPMDPFMRGLHESYKTRADSAVIHSIMAWGGTGDCNLLLTLDRTWLCVALQRRRPHPPPGFPYTSYDLLDPTAWDLNLGPWRSRSQPQILALRLRSRLLTWPLLRAEYQPGAIDTLVMPAPRKQMMIKAWFREFTDPKDSLATSGADFIENKGRSDIPTSWWPRQCIAEYANRPLLAHLWRYRHQQEIRMEQQLSKWFRLAENGGCRMLIDEDRRLSRRRVVIFLRCIEYYRGILFLTTNRVGHFDDAFVSRIHVVIKYDPLSEDNRHQIWTQFFDKLTDERQDFIITGRAKQYVLEDDIIKKLEWNGREIRNAFQTAVAWRNSVSYREGDKSKHEGQPWTRKTLSRQFKEYLHDLHGLDEEGRAYNARARAGNQDWVRSTAK from the exons atgaggaggatcaCGGCCCAAATCCCTCAAAGGGCCCGAATCGCGAACAGttaccgccgccaccaccaccttaAAACCGTGGATTCCCCGCCCATGGATCCGTTCATGCGAGGGCTTCACGAAAGTTACAAGACAAGGGCCG ACTCTGCGGTAATACACTCAATAATGGCCTGGGGCGGCACCGGAGATTGCAACCTGCTTTTGACATTGGACAGAACTTGGCTATGTGTGGCT TTACAGAGGAGAAgaccccatcctccgccagGCTTTCCTTATACGTCCTATGACTTGTTGGATCCCACCGCGTGGGATCTCAATCTCGGACCCTGGAGATCACGATCCCAACCACAGATACTTGCTCTGCGACTCCGCTCT AGGCTTTTGACGTGGCCGCTGCTTCGAGCCGAATATCAACCGGGTGCTATTGATACATTGGTGATGCCAGCTCCCCGGAAACAGATGATGATCAAGGCCTGGTTCAGAGAATTTACCGACCCAAAAGACAGTTTAGCTACGTCTGGCGCCGACTTCATCGAAAACAAGGGGAGGTCAGATATTCCTACTTCATGGTGGCCCCGGC AATGTATTGCCGAATACGCGAATCGTCCACTGCTCGCTCACCTGTGGCGATATCGGCATCAACAGGAAATCAGAATGGAGCAGCAGCTCTCAAAGTGGTTCAGACTTGCTGAAAATGGGGGCTGTCGTATGCTGATTGACGAAGACCGACGTTTATCTCGACGACGCGTTGTTA TCTTCCTCCGTTGCATCGAATACTACAGGGgcatcttgttcttgaccaccaaTCGTGTAGGGCATTTTGATGATGCCTTCGTTTCCAGAATTCACGTTGTCATCAAGTATGATCCTCTCAGCGAAGACAACCGCCACCAAATCTGGACACAGTTCTTCGACAAACTCACCGACGAGCGTCAGGATTTCATCATCACTGGGCGTGCCAAACAGTACGTtttggaggatgatatcATTAAAAAGCTCGAATGGAATGGCCGTGAAATCCGGAATG CTTTTCAAACGGCAGTGGCCTGGCGGAATTCCGTTTCCTACAGAGAAGGTGACAAGTCCAAGCATGAAGGCCAACCCTGGACCAGAAAGACTTTGAGCAG GCAGTTCAAGGAGTATCTTCATGATCTCCACGGGCTCGATGAGGAGGGCAGGGCCTACAATGCCAGAGCGAGGGCAGGCAACCAGGACTGGGTAAGGAGTACCGCGAAGTAA
- a CDS encoding uncharacterized protein (EggNog:ENOG503NYEY; COG:S): MPLKVRWSDAVIRLPHSHYQLHVFRQSHGPPAQIRRHRRVGEHGAHTPAISSSCLPQQHVKANLHLQRTRWLRFHPSDTRDKFGDTISIGSSTAITNWKKAICRWQNKQTYYTGTLYGLPDRGWNTQGTQNTILAFTHLT; encoded by the exons ATGCCCCTCAAGGTCCGTTGGTCTGATGCAGTTAT CAGACTTCCTCACTCTCACTACCAACTGCACGTTTTCCGCCAGAGTCATGGCCCTCCTGCGCAGATTAGGCGTCATCGTCGTGTGGGCGAGCACGGCGCTCACACcccagccatctcctcctcctgtctCCCACAACAACATGTCAAGGCAAACCTACACCTACAACGAACTCGCTGGCTTCGGTTCCATCCCTCTGACACAAGAGATAAATTCGGCGACACCATCAGCATCGGCTCCTCAACCGCGATCACCAACTGGAAAAAAGCGATCTGCCGGTggcaaaacaaacaaacatacTACACCGGCACCCTCTACGGCCTCCCAGACCGAGGCTGGAACACCCAAGGCACCCAAAACACTATCCTCGCGTTCACACATTTGACGTAA
- a CDS encoding uncharacterized protein (EggNog:ENOG503NYEY; COG:S) translates to MGRSCGLCCRARGRLEVVGIYYKEVYEVIKSEIKYISKKQLLVLPRDSDISTYINSPTSVYRYMDVVNIGRATDIRGSKERTSSVAHNQSAKRKIGESGARSRFVNNGKIPYKDASGCSLDQQALVFRVTLPKKSKPLIG, encoded by the exons ATGGGAAGGAGCTGTGGGTTATGTTGCAGAGcgcgggggaggttggaggtggtgggaatCTACTATAAGGAGGTATACGAGGTTATTAAG AGCGAGATTAAGTATATTAGTAAGAAGCAGCTGCTTGTCCTACCGAGGGATAGCGATATTAGTACTTACATTAATAGCCCGACGAGTGTGTATAGGTATATGGATGTAGTTAATATTGGGAGGGCGACGGATATAAGGGGG TCTAAGGAACGGACCTCTAGCGTTGCCCACAACCAGTCTGCTAAACGAAAAATAGGAGAGTCTGGTGCTCGTTCCA GATTCGTCAATAATGGCAAAATCCCATACAAGGACGCGAGTGGGTGCAGCTTGGACCAGCAGGCCTTGGTGTTCAGGGTGACGTTGCCGAAGAAGAGTAAGCCGTTGATTGGATAG
- a CDS encoding uncharacterized protein (EggNog:ENOG503P6XS; COG:S) has product MARIHLLVRLAATAILYPIAAARFWTVTKIYVLNPVAFPSGCDQSGATNQPCTTTRLGDPFLATHTTQPPDATPITTSKNTYDGWDLEVIEYYYPAGALPRSELQADAGDYHYTYSYGHTTKWLVDLTFTVPTPCPTPSQSYTTKVNLEYLQYLPPDLTPLLSSKATLEKRSHRDLSYYTSATLHVKATDVAPAPIQMLRERVSMDYYLERCSLPGEEDHRIENCPHQAFGRCSKIPEGPAVILAIVGTLFWALRCGTVCWWFVATLLMIFVTRYEVGRDPEDQEELRRQWKEMSFWLKMKLWLQWGFRLKYPERWLGPRKPVSGGERIEMGIDGGGNGGGNGSGSGGGTGGLGRESRWNTMIHLCHLILAPPSSSVSDGHSMNSGTTAATRKPVLGNPNAVLGSGLGSNTVVIGSRMSPGQQQTAASPRRQDTDEGTADGGIRAI; this is encoded by the exons ATGGCACGAATACACCTGCTTGTCCGGTTGGCGGCGACAGCCATCCTGTATCCGATAGCAGCGGCGAGGTTCTGGACTGTTACAAAAATATATGTCTTAAACCCAGTTGCCTTCCCTTCTGGTTGCGACCAGTCTGGCGCAACGAATCAACCATGCACCACAACGCGACTTGGAGATCCTTTCCTGGCCACACATACAACCCAGCCACCCGACGCAACACCGATAACAACCTCGAAAAACACCTACGACGGCTGGGATCTGGAGGTAATCGAGTATTACTACCCCGCCGGCGCGCTCCCCCGCTCCGAGCTGCAGGCAGACGCCGGCGACTACCATTACACTTACTCGTACGGGCACACCACCAAGTGGCTTGTCGACTTGACATTTACCGTCCCGACCCCCTGCCCGACCCCCTCGCAATCATATACCACAAAGGTCAATCTCGAGTATCTGCAATATCTTCCGCCAGACCTCACACCTCTTCTAAGTTCAAAGGCCACCCTTGAAAAACGGAG TCACCGAGACCTCTCCTACTACACATCTGCGACGCTGCACGTCAAAGCAACCGACGTCGCGCCAGCACCAATCCAGATGCTGAGAGAGCGGGTTTCGATGGACTACTACCTTGAACGATGTTCCCTCCCGGGCGAAGAGGATCACCGGATCGAGAATTGTCCGCACCAGGCTTTCGGACGCTGCAGCAAGATCCCAGAAGGGCCCGCCGTTATCCTTGCCATCGTCGGGACCCTCTTT TGGGCTCTTCGGTGCGGGACGGTGTGCTGGTGGTTCGTCGCCACGTTGCTCATGATCTTTGTCACCAGATACGAAGTCGGCAGGGATCCTGAGGACCAGGAGGAACTGAGGAGGCAGTGGAAGGAGATGTCATTttggttgaagatgaagcTGTGGCTTCAGTGGGGGTTTCGGCTTAAGTATCCTGAGCGTTGGCTGGGGCCTAGAAAGCCGGTTAGTGGAGGCGAACGTATTGAGATGGGGAtagatggaggagggaacGGAGGCGGGAACGGAAGCGGtagcggtggtggtactgGGGGGCTCGGGCGAGAGAGCAGGTGGAACACGATGATACACCTTTGCCACCTTATCCTggcccctccttcttcaagtgTCAGCGATGGGCATTCGATGAACAGCGGGACGACAGCTGCTACTCGGAAGCCGGTGTTAGGCAATCCAAATGCAGTACTTGGATCTGGGCTGGGTTCTAACACTGTGGTCATTGGGTCGAGGATGAGTCCAGGTCAGCAACAAACAGCTGCTTCTCCACGGCGACAAGACACGGACGAGGGTACCGCGGATGGTGGCATCAGGGCTATTTAA
- a CDS encoding uncharacterized protein (EggNog:ENOG503PYEI), protein MSTRYIAEVDQSRRTATSCAILPPLHERSVDYDIRTQLGHRDTLPGSAVTYTGSWQKCDLGASYTLDQNGDWSAKQDNPNAKSDSLNVASNDYAVAVHIIVMYKTLFQKKWTPPIETVNIWYQQGGQTATMISNQATSVQPYEMPAARPVYFII, encoded by the exons ATGTCAACTCGTTACATCGCCGAGGTCGACCAGTCCAGGAGGACTGCGACAAGCTGCGC GATCCTGCCTCCCTTACATGAACGTTCAGTGGACTACGACATACGGACTCAACTGGGCCACCGAGATACCCTCCCTGGCTCGGCCGTCACATACACCGGCAGTTGGCAGAAGTGTGACCTGGGCGCTTCTTACACCCTGGACCAGAACGGTGATTGGTCCGCCAAGCAGGACAATCCCAATGCGAAGTCCGACTCTCTGAACGTCGCTTCCAATGACTACGCAGTTGCGGTTCATATCATTGTTATGTACAAGACCCTCTTCCAAAAGAAGTGGACTCCG CCCATTGAGACTGTCAACATTTGGTATCAGCAAGGGGGACAGACCGCGACCATGATTTCCAACCAGGCCACATCGGTTCAGCCATACGAAATGCCGGCTGCGCGCCCAGTCTACTTCATCATATGA
- a CDS encoding uncharacterized protein (COG:O; EggNog:ENOG503NYZ8), translated as MSGLDEFPLFFGTSTPFPPVNMITLGTLTLALLTPSRRSRPSPRLRQGAPVPGTKSMTVNGRQRQYILQLPNNYDRNKQHRVVIGYHWRDGSMNDVASGGFYGLRQLAAPSLSPQRLERRLANNGGEDITFTDQIVAMLKNDLCVNEGEFFATGWSYGGAMSHSAACSRPDVFKAVAVIAGAQLSAQRRQLPCRLPGMHGAADNVLPSQWAVSSATSGFQTNGCTSKNAPAFRRQQNHIKEMVSATATFSIARSNRRGGIPALAPRDMSGSQTQSSRQSSNPVKRPLHPP; from the exons ATGTCTGGTCTTGACGAGTTCCCACTCTTCTTCGGCACATCAACCCCGTTCCCTCCAGTCAACATGATCACCCTcggcaccctcaccctcgccctcctcacgCCGTCCAGGCGGTCGAGGCCCAGTCCTCGGCTGCGGCAAGGCGCCCCCGTCCCGGGCACCAAGTCCATGACCGTCAACGGCAGGCAGAGACAGTACATCCTCCAGCTGCCCAACAACTACGACCGCAACAAGCAGCACCGCGTCGTCATTGGCTACCATTGGCGTGATGGCTCCATGAACGATGTTGCCAGCGGTGGCTTCTACGGCCTCCGTCAGCTGGCCG CACCATCTTTGTCGCCCCAACGGCTTGAACGCCGGCTGGCCAACAACGGTGGCGAGGACATCACCTTCACCGACCAGATCGTTGCCATGCTCAAGAACGACCTCTGCGTGAACGAGGGCGAGTTCTTCGCCACCGGCTGGAGCTACGGCGGTGCCATGAGCCACAGCGCAGCCTGCTCTCGTCCCG ACGTCTTCAAGGCCGTAgccgtcatcgccggcgCCCAGCTATCCGCGCAGCGGCGGCAACTCCCCTGTCGCCTACCCGGCATGCACGGCGCCGCCGACAACGTCCTTCCATCTCAATGGGCCGTCAGCTCCGCGACAAGTGGCTTCCAGACCAACGGCTGCACCTCCAAGAACGCCCCTGCCTTCCGTCGCCAGCAGAACCACATCAAAGAAATGGTGTCCGCGACGGCAACCTTCAGTATCGCCAGATCGAATCGCCGAGGTGGCATTCCTGCTCTGGCACCACGAGATATGTCGGGCAGTCAAACACAAAGCTCAAGACAAAGTTCCAACCCCGTTAAGCGACCGCTTCACCCACCATGA
- a CDS encoding uncharacterized protein (EggNog:ENOG503P83Q; COG:S) has product MKTQEIINFLAGTYSLLNNTQWRNGTQVPDPWGTTPAGLLTYTRYGYMSAVMNSMEPEKRPPNLTWPPGEQGSVEDWALIAKSSLSYSGPFGLNTSVPLTKFSGQVLHGPVVTGSMPSMVGVVQRRNYTVVERDGEVYLSIAVITTQVGARSEIWWRRVAKG; this is encoded by the exons ATGAAAACACAGGAAATCATCAACTTCCTCGCGGGAACgtactccctcctcaacaataCGCA ATGGCGAAACGGCACCCAAGTCCCCGACCCCTGGGGCACAACCCCAGCCGGCTTGCTGACATACACGCGCTACGGGTACATGTCTGCGGTGATGAACTCGATGGAGCCGGAGAAGCGGCCGCCTAACTTGACCTGGCCGCCAGGTGAGCAGGGGAGCGTTGAGGATTGGGCGTTGATCGCTAAGAGCTCGCTGTCGTATTCGGGGCCGTTTGGTCTTAACACGTCGGTTCCGTTGACGAAGTTTAGTGGACAGGTGTTGCATGGTccggtggtgacggggagTATGCCGAGTATGGTGGGAGTGGTTCAGAGGAGGAATTATACGGTTGTGGagcgggatggggaggtgtaCTTGTCGATTGCTGTTATCACGACGCAGGTGGGTGCGAGGTCGGAgatttggtggaggagggtggcgaaGGGGTAG